The genome window TGTTTTTCACCGCGTCGGCAAGCGCGGCAGTCATTGCCGGACCACTGGATGCCATCAGTTTGATGCTTTTGAGCCCATATGCCGGGATCAGTTCATCTTCTGTTTTTTTCATCACACCGGCACCGGCATCGATGCCGGTGATGTGTCCGCCGAACTTGTCCGCGTTTTCTTCGAGTTCAGAAATTTTATCGATGGTGACGTAGGCGGGAACCGCAAGGCCGGTTTCTGTTCCCTCATAGATCGTCCCGAGACTGACCAGATCATCGCTGTACCGGTCGAGGTAGTCCTGATGCAGCTCGCGCCAGCACTCCATGAAAGCATCATGGCTGCCCTGAGCAACGGCGGTATAACCCGGCGCAACATCCGCGGCGGTCAGCTTGACATCATAGCCCATTTTTTCTGTAAGAACGGCTTCGGCCAAATGGGTGTAAGCC of Tichowtungia aerotolerans contains these proteins:
- a CDS encoding glycine betaine ABC transporter substrate-binding protein, whose protein sequence is MKKQLLILATGLGLGALMLSGCNPQTVSGKTAELVYVNWAEGVAYTHLAEAVLTEKMGYDVKLTAADVAPGYTAVAQGSHDAFMECWRELHQDYLDRYSDDLVSLGTIYEGTETGLAVPAYVTIDKISELEENADKFGGHITGIDAGAGVMKKTEDELIPAYGLKSIKLMASSGPAMTAALADAVKNKEWIVVTAWKPHWMFGRWDMKFLEQDDDQVIWGKGNIELIGRADLEEDKPELAQFLKNMYLTDAELSDLMVKVNDSDEDVSTVAKKWMQENEEVISDWIPQS